GCAATGCTAGCAGGCTGTTCCCCTCAAGAAATCTTAGATTTTTCTGCGAGTATTAACCCATGGGGGCCTCCCCCGTCGGCGATCGCAGCCATTCAGAGTCACCTTAGCCGCCTGCATACCTATCCTGATCCAGGCTATCGGGAACTGCGGGTCGCCTTGGCTCAAGCACATCACCTCGATCCAGACTGGATTTTACCTGGGAATGGTTCGGCGGAATTGCTGACTTGGGCGGGACGGGAACTGGCGATGCTGGCCGCAACCTGGGTGCTCGCCCCTGCCTTTGGTGATTATCAGCGGGCACTGAGTGCCTTTGGTGCTCAATTGCAGCCAGTACCATTGGTATCCCTGGATCAAGGCTGGACACTGGCGACTCTGAGATCCCGTTCCTTCCCCCCAGGCTGTGGCTTACTGCTGAATAATCCCCACAATCCCACCGGGCAATTGTTCCCTCGAGAGGAGGTATTGCCGCTCCTGGCTGAATTTGATCTGGTGGTGGTGGACGAAGCGTTTATGGATTTTTTGCCCCCCGATCGCCAGCAAAGTTTGGTGGATCAGGTGTCCGCTGCAACCAATCTGGTGATCTTGCGATCGCTGACCAAGTTCTACAGCTTACCGGGATTGCGCCTAGGCTATGCGATTGCCGATCCGCAACGGTTACAACGTTGGCAGCAATGGCGCGACCCTTGGCCGGTTAATGAACTGGCGGCGGCGGCAGGGGTGGCGGTGGTGCAGGATACTGATTTTCAGCAACAGACTTGGAGGTGGTTGGCGGCGGCTCGACCGGCCTTGTTTCAGGGTCTGGCCGCCTTGCCGGGTTTGACGCCCTATCCCGGTGCCGCGAACTTTCTGCTGGTGCGTTCGGCAGTATCG
This Neosynechococcus sphagnicola sy1 DNA region includes the following protein-coding sequences:
- the cobD gene encoding threonine-phosphate decarboxylase CobD — protein: MVWAAMLAGCSPQEILDFSASINPWGPPPSAIAAIQSHLSRLHTYPDPGYRELRVALAQAHHLDPDWILPGNGSAELLTWAGRELAMLAATWVLAPAFGDYQRALSAFGAQLQPVPLVSLDQGWTLATLRSRSFPPGCGLLLNNPHNPTGQLFPREEVLPLLAEFDLVVVDEAFMDFLPPDRQQSLVDQVSAATNLVILRSLTKFYSLPGLRLGYAIADPQRLQRWQQWRDPWPVNELAAAAGVAVVQDTDFQQQTWRWLAAARPALFQGLAALPGLTPYPGAANFLLVRSAVSTLILQQQLLQHHRILIRDCLSFPELGDRYFRVAIRTPAENQQLLTALANILGG